The genomic window gccagtaagattgcacctaaatcaaccatttatcggatcatcaagaacttcaaggagagtggtttaattgttgttaagaaggcttcagggcgcccaagaaagtccagtaagtgccaggaccgtctcctaaagttgattcagctgcgggatcggggcagcaccagtacagagcttgctcaggaatggcagcaggcaggtgtgagtgcatctgcacgcacagtgaggcgaagacttttggaggatggcctggtctcaagaagggcagcaaagaagcctcttctctccaggaaaaacatcagggacacactaatattctgcaaaaggtacagggattggactgctgaggactggggtaaagtcattttctctgatgaatcccctttccgattgtttggggcatccggaaaaagcttgtccggagaagacaaggtgagcgctaccatcagtcctgtgtcatgccaacagtaaagcatcctgagaccattcatgtgtggggttgcttcttagccaagggagtgggctcactcacaattctgactaagaacacagccatgaataaagaatggtaccaacacatcctccgagagcaacttctcccaaccatccaggaacagttttttgacaaacaatgccttttccagcatgatggagcaccatgccataaggcaaaagtgataactaagtggctcggggaacaaaacatcaatattgtgggtccatggccaggaaactcaccagaccttaatcccattgagaacttgtggtcaatcctcaagaggcgggtggacaaacgaaaatccacaaattctgacaaactccaagcattgattatgcaagaatgggctgccatcagtcaggatgtggcccagaagttaattgacagcatgccagggcggattgcagaggtcttgaaaaagaagggtcaacactgcaaatattgcctctttgcatcaacttcatgtaattgtcagtaaaagcctttgacacttgtgaaatgcttgtaattatacttcagtattccatagtaacatctgacaaaaatatcttaaGACActaaagcagcaaactttgtggaaattaatatttgtgtcattctcaaaacttttggccacgactgtacagatgaaatgggtaaaacagtatgtaaacattattaaagtgaccagtgttccattattaaagtgaccagtgtgaCAGATAAGAGTGGCTAttgagtcagctaccatcctcagtagctttccatctaagttgtcaatgccaggaggtttgtcctTATTGATCGTTATTGAACAATTAATGATCCATTATGGATCATTAttgaacaatttaaaaaaatctatatcaTTAATCTTGGCTTTGTACAGTTTGTTCTTATTTTTGTTGAGTTTTTCAATTTGCAGTATGTCAGACAGTCAGATGTGCAggcagacttattagccactccttttgccccatctcctTCAACCGTACAGTTTTTACATTTCTCATCAATcaatggagccttaacagttctaacagtcagtatcaTAACAGGTTATGTtgatcaataattggaagaagcaatttcataaattcatcaactgcacggtctggatgctccttattaatcacttcagaccaacaaatatttttaacatcatccacatgagagtcacagcaaaatattgTGTTTATCTCTTATaaactattttaggcccagcttttggaactttggctttcctggatacagccactatattgtgatcactgcatcaaATGGTTACGGATACAGTTTTAGAACAAAGTtatacagtattagtaaaaatgtagtCAATACATGTAGATGAtgttgttcctgtagtgtttgtaaacaccctggtaggttgattaataacctgaaccagattacaggcactgaagcttcctcttgagcggacagcttgatgaaaaccagtcaatgtttaggtccccaagaaagtataCCTCTCTGTTTATATCTCATACGCTATCAAGCATTTCCCACATATTATTTAGCTACTTACTGTTAGCCTAACACCCCAACAGTAAAGGCTtaagatgtgccaagtgaacctgcaaccactaCACTTCAAATAAGATCATCTCCAAGCATGactttttatttatcctttatttaactaggcaagtcagttaagaacaaattcttatttagaatgacacctaccccagccaaaccctaacgacactgggccaattttgcaccgccctatgggactcccaatcacggctggttgtgatacagccaaggatcaaaccagggtctgtagtggtgcctctagcactgagatgcaatgcattagaccactgcgccacttgggagcccaagaGGATatgggatatggctctgaatatatgaCAGGGATATGACTCTGAATAtttacagcaacacctcccccataagcaatCCTGTCTCTTCTACAGATGTTATTTCCTTGTATTGCTGCTGCTGTATTATCAAATTAACTATCTAAATGAGTTTCAGAAATGGCTAAtttatgaatgttatctgatgttagcaagttattgatttcatggaCCTTATTATTGATTTCATGATCCTTTCTAAGCTACATATATTCATATAAAGGGATCGATATGATGGTGTTGATAATTTTCGGTCTATCATCGCAGCTCTACTAACACAGTTATTGACATGCAGGAGACCTGGTTCGAACCCAGTTAGTGTCAAGAGCAAGATTAAATAAGGAGTGGAACGGCTATCCTTAGAAGGGCCATGACAGGGCTATTCAACTATATTGTTATGTGggccatttattttgtgacacTCCCTTCTAACACCACCTGTGATCACCATAGACGGAAATAGAAGGCACGTCCATGTTCCAGAGAGTCTTAGCTTCATAGCCAAAAACGGTTCAAATGCTAGAGCCAAATTCATAGCAGGAAAATAAATTAAACATGCCACATTGGCTTCAGAAACCGCCAGAAGCTTCCGATGACCACAGTGAGTGTTTGATTCTATCTATtctcctctacctttcctggctgacaaagtaccaggatgttgtctcTGGTTTTGAAACTACATTTAGAGAACTGAATTTGAAAACTGAATCTGAATGCATCTAAGAAGTTgaatatattttttccaaaaCAATTTCTGATGGCACTGAAATCGCTTCATAGTTCTGCCAGACTGTAGGGCACTTCACCTGTGTGTACTTCACCTCTCTATCGCTATCTGGAAGGCCTCTCCTCCACTCCAAGTCATGGTTTCCAGTAATCCCAACAAAGACGTCATACTGTGAAAACTTTAGAGAACGTTCCAttaagagtctcattaggtcaCTAATGTGGTGTGCCTGAaatgtttccaagagaccattaCCTTAATGTCAAATAGAACTTACTCATGGGAaagttgcaagaacattcatgtgtacAAGGGTACAAGGGTTAGGAAAATATTCTATCaatgtcccaccaaacatacacagaacataagatattaatgttctagacacgtgaACATTGCAAGAACATTTATGTgtccaaaaataaatcaatacacATAACTACTTATTACTGTTGTCGAGccaatcaaggccctgattggtgaaccactgatcgaTTCACAGATCTTTGTCTTTTTTCCAGGTTAGGGATACTCATACGCACAGTGCTTTTAAGATACAGTGTTTTCaatttacatatttgacacactttAACATACATGATTACACTATGCATGTTCAAttagtaattattattcaacatatcctgacctgggatttgaacttacAGCCTCTTAGTTCACAGTACTTATTTTTGCTATTTATGGGCTTTCTGGGTAGTTGTTTAATGTTGGAGGGGCAtattaacctgttttaatgatactcctgaatcactacgatcaataaaatattttcttgagtgtacttttaacagagctgagatttaattcaaagtgcattcaccccattgcttacacctatcaagtTGTTTCAGATCTACACGTGCGTAGGGAGAAGGGGTTAGGGTTtcttctggacagggcctaactatcACTAGCGCAATAAACACGTCCTAGAGATATACATTATTGGGAGAGTGGCTAGGGAATATTCatctaaccctcagaaaactgtacacatgaatgttcttgcaaagTCCCATAAAAGTTGCCTAGAGAATTACTGTTGTAACCACGTTCTAGATAAGTTCTGTTTGGCATTAAGGGAATGTTCTCCTACCTTTAACACTAAAACATGTTACCCTAACTAACGGAAAACTGGACACAAACATTAGGGGAACATTACGGATAACATTACGGGTAACATCGCTCTCCCTAGATGTGTTAGCTGGGATCTCTATGTTTATGGTTTAAGAGGGTATGTTAATCCATCATGTTTGTGAGAGAGGGCTATTGATATCGCTTCATCTCATGTGAGGATCCTCATCAATTTGGACTCATGGCTAAACAGTTCGTTCGCCAACTTCGTCACCTCATTCATAGACCACATCTGTGGAATTGTATTGAGAACTGGCACTGTTAGCATCATCCTTTTGAATGCTCCTCTAGTCAGTTGCGTGAGTATGTAATTAGTAGTATGTAATGGGGAAATATGCATGTTCCAACAAGAAGTTTAGCGTCTTGTATCCTCATCTCTTTGGATTTTTTCTGTCAGAGAAATACACATTTATTGGTGACTGGCAAATAATGGAATTAACTTCTCCCAAGAGTAAAAATGTACGTTCTCAGTTTACACTTAGACCCATTTGGAACAATGTTGGTCCTTTTGATGTAATGGTGTACAGCGTTGAACAGGTTGCTAAACAGAAGTTCCTAGATTAGAAAAGGACATTCAATGTTAATGTTATGGAtctccatttttattttcaaggTTCAGGTCTCTTTTTTAAAGGTTATTTCTAAGAACTACATCTCAACTATTGTAGCATATGGTGTGCATGGCTCAAAGGGCAAGTAATACCATGTTATGTGAAAGCAATGTCTAGCAGCCCACTGTATGCGCTTAAGGGTGCAAGGAGTTTTTGACAGGTAGATAGAAAAGAGAGTCTAATTACAAATATTAAGTGTGAGAGGGAGGAGTTGTCTGCAACATTAGACTAGGATAGGCTTAGCTACAGCGCTCTGCACAGTTCACTGCAAAACGTATTATATTTTACAAAAATTCAtgccactccatttagtatgatatgttactttacATTAGATAACATTACATTGGCCtacgtaaatccgggacactcagaTTAGTATGATATATTGCGTTTGGTATGAACATAGGTTAcgtaaggcaaaaacaaaaggagggtggttggtcagggtggatgggttgGTATATAACGCTATTGTCTAGCAACACAAAGGTTGCGTttttgaatctcatcatggacaatatCAGCtttttagcaactttgcaactactttctactttttagctactttgcaactacttagtatattaactaacccttcccctaacctaaccttaaccctttaaccttactcctaaacctaaccttaaccctaaccttacccccTGGCATATCATAATAAAGCAGTAGAGCCTAATATATCACACTAAAGCAGTCAAACATAATATATCATATTAAACAATCAAGACATAGGATACTATACATCCTGCAATTCGGATTATATTGTACGACTACTATTACATTAGTAAGCCAATGTAATGTAACCTAAGATAAAGTAACATTTCATACTAAGTAGAGCCCCATAGTGGAGGTGTCAtcatacccataaaacctaacgGTCAAACAGGAAAtgtttccaatcgtttttccaccattcatttttcccatagggaattttagaaacacttaaaataagttATGTTTGCCTTGTGgatacaggcgaatatattgataaaagtcaccttgtccttgAAAGATTTACACcattatcaaaatgtcacgccagaGTAAGCCTACTCGAAACACAGCtgttattttaagtgtttctaaaatcccctatgagaAAAATGTATGGTAGAAAAAGGAtaggaaccatttccttgtttgactgctaggttttattgGTATTATGAcacatactgtggtactctatggaATGGCATGGATGTTAGTAAAATAAAATTTgttttgctctgagaccaggttgctctGCATCACAGGTATTGGCTCCAGGTAGGACCCCTGCAGTTTTAACTAAATGACTGCCCCAGAATAATGGACCAGCTTTGTTAGAATAGAATTGTCAGTTGTGAGCTTAACATTTCTGGTAGTGGATTTTAGGGAGGATTTTTTTGGTACGATTTGAGAATGTAAAGATTTTTCTAACAATTTTAGTAACACACTTGTCTATACTAAAAATGTATAAATGAAAAGCTCTATAAATTAGCTAATAactgttttagtttttttgcattgggGAAATCCCAGTTGGCACTCTGCTCATAGCTTGTACATGTAGAGACAGACCAAAATCTGTCAAAACAAATGATCTTCCTATACAAGGGTGTGAGGATGAGATAATATTCTCGGTTGATAGGGATCTCAActgatttatatacagtacagttagcccTTGTGTTAGATACTACTTACAGTGTCTTTTATTTTTTCATATTTGACATGGTTTTGGAAACATGAATGGGCACGTGTCTTCTGAATGGCAGATAAACTGTAACAAACCTTTCTAAGCAGGGTTGAACTTTATTGGCATACAGGTCTAATGGTCTAGATCAACTATTAAACTGTGTTGACATATATTCATCTTCCTAAATAAACAGTAATATTTGTTTCTGATAATGTCATATTCCAAAGGTGTCAAACCAGCAGTGATTCTACTTTTGTGCCATGCCTGTGATCCATTTTAAACTGAATTTGTGATCCCCTAGTCTTTTTAACCCTAGTCACCTCTTTAGCTGCAGACTAACTAGGAACTGGCCATGACTTAGTAGACTAGTGGATACTGGCACACCATTTGGGAACCACTGAGACTAAGTTTAACACGTGGGATGGTCTGTTCTAAAAATCCTGCTACATTTTTGGATTTATCTTTTTTGTTACGCAATGTTTGTAATGGAACAGTGGTGTCAATTGTATTCCGGGTTCTCagaaaaaataatgttttatactAGATGAGCGGAACTAAAGATGAAACGTTAGTTAGCCGTGAGCGAGTTTCAATTTGGAAACTAGTAACCCACTAGCAGAAAGAGTCCTTTGTGAGACGGAGATGTTGACGTCAAATGAACGCTGTGAAGACATAAATTCATAGTTTAGCTAGAACAACACAACATAGGGAGGATGAGCCCTGGTATCCTCCCCCTGTCTCCAAACTTGTATAACTAATTAGGGGTTTGCCATTAATAAGTTAAACTGACCAAGCCTGTCCTCTTGTTTGCACATGGTAGCCTTGTATCCACACAGTTGACTGACCAGACCAAAGGGATATCTGATACATACTATCATACAAATTACAATATGTTGGAGATGCTTGAATACAGCCATTACCAGGTGAGTTTTACCATTACCAACTGTTTTGGGGGGTTTGGTTTTCTATCAGTATGCAGTATTACTATCAGTGTTAGTGTCACTTGTATATTGTCATATTTATGTATGTACTATATTTGTacaaacataaataaatacattgaatTCATGACATTGTCCTCAGGGCACTGTATAGTTCACTGTCACTGAGTAAAAGAAAGAAAGGAGCGTATAACTGGAGGCTGTGATTGAAAAGGTTTGGCTTAATGTTTATGATTGTACAATCCATGTGTTGATCTTCAGACATGCATTCAAGTCAGAAGATCAATCCACAGAATCTCACAGATCTTTATTGGGAGACATTTTACAAAGAACAAAGCCACATTTCACTGGATAACTATACGTTTCCATAGGATAAGATGGTCTACCCCAGGAACCTCATTACCGACACTGAACAAAACTAACTTTGGAAAAATGTTCACCGTCTTCCAACGTCTCTCATTTCCCCCCCACCAAGGTGCAGACCCATCTGGAGAACCCCACCAAGTACCACATTCAGCAGGCCCAAAGACAGCAGGTGAGGCAGTACCTGTCCACCACCCTCGGGGGTAAGCCTGGCAGCCAGGCCAGCAGCCTGCAGTGCCACAGCCAGCCCCCGGAGCACGGGATGCCCCCCGGCCCAGGCAGCAGTGCCCCCAACAGCCCCATGGCCCTGCTGACCCTCACCTCAAACTGCGAGAAGGAGGTAGGCATAAAAGAGAGGACACAGAGATCCAATGCATATACCATTCCCACTGGTTTTTCATTTTGATCTCACAATGGATTTATAACTACTTCAGGAATATGGTGAACTGGGTACAAAATACATATAGATTTCTGGTACACCTTTCAATGTTGTCTATCAGAACATTATTTTAACACAAATCTGGTACTTTAGGTTGGTTtataatgtttttgttttatttttacagaTGGACGATGTCATTGATGACATTATTAGCTTGGAAACAAGTTATAATGATGATATTCTTGGATTTATGGACCCCGGCCTCCAGATTACAAATACAGTAAATTTACATCCTTCCCAATACAAACAACCTTTTCAAATGTTAAGTGCAATAGCAATCACTGTAATATTAAGGCAGTACAACACATTTACTGAAAAGGAACTACAGCTTTGCATGCTATAGAATATCAATATCTTTCTGACATGTTGCACTGCAATCATTGAATGTTCTGTTCCTTTCCCCAGCTCCCTATATCTGGTAACCTTCTGGACATGTATGGAAACCACGGACTTACCAGCAGTAACTCCTGCCCTGGTAGTTTATCCAACATAAAAAGGGAATTCTCAGGTACATTTTTGGTCTGCCGAGTATAACCAATAATTGACACGACACCATCAGCAAAGCATCTCCATATTAAATATTGTCAACCCTGTCAAATCCTAAATAgatcttttttttatttgtttatgaaACCATCGTAGTGATATACCAATAgtatactaataatatactaatactaACAGTTAAAGAAGCATATATGCGTCAATATTGTGTGCAATTTGTAAAATGCATAACATACTGTTagctataaataaaaaaaattacaaacaaTTTACCAATACTCAAGCTCCTGGCATGATGAACATACTTGACAAGACTGCATCCTGTGGCCAGTTTGACAACTACCAAAGGCCTGAGGGCTTTCCAGTTGGTACGTTGTTACTagattttcacattttcaaaccattgtttatttccctttttttaaatacattattaAACTATTTTCATGGTGGCTCACTAACGTACCTGAACTAAAATGTCAGTGGGGATTCATAATAATCGATCTCAGATTGGATATTTTTGTGATATGCAGCATGAAAGGCAGTTATTTACAATTGCCTCTGTAAAGTATTTTGTGTATATTGACAAATTAGATCTATGTATCAGTAAAAATGTAGTTAAGATACCCAATGGGTTACATGAATGGTGTTTAGCTAGAAAAGGGTTGTAACCATCTTGAATTTGTAAGAAATAAGACACCTTCACTTGTCACTCAAAAGTGTTTCCCTTCCGTCCAGAAGCTGAGGTCCGAGCGATGGCCAAGGAGAGACAAAAAAAGGACAACCACAACTTAAGTGAGTTTCTTCGGCGAAGAGGAGTAATCAGTTATTTGGGATACATTGGTATTTTTCAAGTGTTGATTTGCATGTGTCCTCACGTTATATTATAACTCACTCCTTATTTTCTGCTTTTCTTCACCCTGTAGTTGAACGAAGAAGGAGGTTCAACATCAACGATCGAATCAAAGAGCTTGGAACCTTGATTCCTAAGTCAAATGATCCGTAAGTAGCCCAGTTTATCGACCAAAAATGTTGGCGTCCTCCAGAGGACATACGTCTTCATGCAGTTTAAGGATGCTTAGTTGCTACACGCTGACTGTAGACTATTGTCCCCTGCGGTCCCCTAGGGACATGCGCTGGAATAAGGGCACCATTCTGAAGGCCTCGGTGGACTACATCAGGAAGCTGcagagggagcagcagagagcCAAGGAGCTGGAGCTTAGACAGAGGAGGCTGGAGCATGCAAATCGGCATCTGCTGCTGCGCATACAGGTACGCACCACCAGAGGGAGCCAGTGAGCGTAGCACAAGGGCACCTTGAGAAGaaaaaaagttatacttaaatctccTGGAAATGTATAGCCAGTATAAGTATCTATGTGTTCttgtgttttctgtgtgtctgtgtaggagTTGGAGATGCAGGCACGGGCTCATGGTCTTGCGGTTGTGCCGTCCCCTTCCCTCTGCTCCTCTGAGCTGATGGCCCGAGCCATCAAGCAGGAGCCCATCCTAGGAGACTGTCCGTCAGACCTGTACCAGAAGTCAGGCCCCGACATGTCCCCTACCACCACACTAGACCTCAACAACGGCACCATCCACTTCAATGACAGCCCATTGGATGCAGGGGAACCAAGGGCCTATGGCTCCAACAAGGCCTCCACTAAACTGAAGGACATAATAGACAACCCCCTGTCACCCATATCATCCCTTCTGTCCTCAGTGTCTCCAGACGCCTCCAACAGCAGCGGCAGCAGGCGTAGCAGCAGCTCAAGCATGGAGGAGAATAATCATGGTTGTTAGCACTGCCCACGAGCTCAAGTCACACTCATATTTTAGCatattgttattactgttattgttaTTACTAGGTTCTGCTATGATCTATTCCATGAGACTTCTCTGCTAGCATCCTAAGATGTCCTCCAGCTTTCCTTCCCTTGTCCACAGACATTCTGTCTTttgcttttgtttgttttacaatgTCATTGTGTCATTGTTCTCTTTCTGGAACCAAACCTGACGGTTCAGATTAGGCTACT from Salmo trutta chromosome 16, fSalTru1.1, whole genome shotgun sequence includes these protein-coding regions:
- the LOC115150869 gene encoding microphthalmia-associated transcription factor-like isoform X3, producing the protein MLEMLEYSHYQVQTHLENPTKYHIQQAQRQQVRQYLSTTLGGKPGSQASSLQCHSQPPEHGMPPGPGSSAPNSPMALLTLTSNCEKEMDDVIDDIISLETSYNDDILGFMDPGLQITNTLPISGNLLDMYGNHGLTSSNSCPGSLSNIKREFSEAEVRAMAKERQKKDNHNLIERRRRFNINDRIKELGTLIPKSNDPDMRWNKGTILKASVDYIRKLQREQQRAKELELRQRRLEHANRHLLLRIQELEMQARAHGLAVVPSPSLCSSELMARAIKQEPILGDCPSDLYQKSGPDMSPTTTLDLNNGTIHFNDSPLDAGEPRAYGSNKASTKLKDIIDNPLSPISSLLSSVSPDASNSSGSRRSSSSSMEENNHGC
- the LOC115150869 gene encoding microphthalmia-associated transcription factor-like isoform X4, which codes for MLEMLEYSHYQVQTHLENPTKYHIQQAQRQQVRQYLSTTLGGKPGSQASSLQCHSQPPEHGMPPGPGSSAPNSPMALLTLTSNCEKEMDDVIDDIISLETSYNDDILGFMDPGLQITNTLPISGNLLDMYGNHGLTSSNSCPGSLSNIKREFSAEVRAMAKERQKKDNHNLIERRRRFNINDRIKELGTLIPKSNDPDMRWNKGTILKASVDYIRKLQREQQRAKELELRQRRLEHANRHLLLRIQELEMQARAHGLAVVPSPSLCSSELMARAIKQEPILGDCPSDLYQKSGPDMSPTTTLDLNNGTIHFNDSPLDAGEPRAYGSNKASTKLKDIIDNPLSPISSLLSSVSPDASNSSGSRRSSSSSMEENNHGC
- the LOC115150869 gene encoding microphthalmia-associated transcription factor-like isoform X1 → MLEMLEYSHYQVQTHLENPTKYHIQQAQRQQVRQYLSTTLGGKPGSQASSLQCHSQPPEHGMPPGPGSSAPNSPMALLTLTSNCEKEMDDVIDDIISLETSYNDDILGFMDPGLQITNTLPISGNLLDMYGNHGLTSSNSCPGSLSNIKREFSAPGMMNILDKTASCGQFDNYQRPEGFPVEAEVRAMAKERQKKDNHNLIERRRRFNINDRIKELGTLIPKSNDPDMRWNKGTILKASVDYIRKLQREQQRAKELELRQRRLEHANRHLLLRIQELEMQARAHGLAVVPSPSLCSSELMARAIKQEPILGDCPSDLYQKSGPDMSPTTTLDLNNGTIHFNDSPLDAGEPRAYGSNKASTKLKDIIDNPLSPISSLLSSVSPDASNSSGSRRSSSSSMEENNHGC
- the LOC115150869 gene encoding microphthalmia-associated transcription factor-like isoform X2, producing MLEMLEYSHYQVQTHLENPTKYHIQQAQRQQVRQYLSTTLGGKPGSQASSLQCHSQPPEHGMPPGPGSSAPNSPMALLTLTSNCEKEMDDVIDDIISLETSYNDDILGFMDPGLQITNTLPISGNLLDMYGNHGLTSSNSCPGSLSNIKREFSAPGMMNILDKTASCGQFDNYQRPEGFPVAEVRAMAKERQKKDNHNLIERRRRFNINDRIKELGTLIPKSNDPDMRWNKGTILKASVDYIRKLQREQQRAKELELRQRRLEHANRHLLLRIQELEMQARAHGLAVVPSPSLCSSELMARAIKQEPILGDCPSDLYQKSGPDMSPTTTLDLNNGTIHFNDSPLDAGEPRAYGSNKASTKLKDIIDNPLSPISSLLSSVSPDASNSSGSRRSSSSSMEENNHGC